The proteins below are encoded in one region of Deltaproteobacteria bacterium:
- a CDS encoding RNA-binding protein has product MSTNIYVGNLSWSTTDSDLQALFSQYGQVNSAHVIEDRETGRSRGFGFVEMDEDGARQSIQALNGADFQGRSLKVNEAQPRQSRPAGRSRY; this is encoded by the coding sequence TTGTCTACGAACATCTATGTTGGAAACTTGTCTTGGTCCACTACTGATTCCGATCTGCAGGCCCTTTTCTCCCAGTACGGTCAGGTCAATTCCGCCCACGTCATTGAAGATCGTGAAACCGGCCGCTCCCGTGGCTTTGGTTTCGTGGAAATGGACGAGGATGGCGCCCGCCAGTCCATTCAGGCCCTCAATGGCGCCGATTTCCAGGGACGCAGCCTGAAGGTGAACGAAGCCCAGCCGCGCCAGAGCCGCCCGGCCGGCCGCTCCCGCTACTAA